A part of Escherichia marmotae genomic DNA contains:
- a CDS encoding fimbrial protein has translation MKKTTLACYVVSAMACFSIGMNTANATTDSLDLTVVTKITAGTCSAELQENSKTVTDIDFQDVFIPEVISGNKAKSFNLILNNCAATSKAEFTLKPASGSTCDGGEAFANSSVATPKAAAVAVEVWGSANAGSGTQLKCKTANAFPVTIVGNSVTVPLSARLVLESGKANADITAGEFSSQAVFDITYK, from the coding sequence ATGAAAAAAACAACTTTAGCCTGCTACGTCGTCAGCGCCATGGCATGCTTCAGCATTGGGATGAATACCGCCAATGCCACCACGGATTCCCTGGATCTTACCGTCGTGACAAAAATCACAGCGGGAACCTGTAGCGCCGAACTACAGGAAAACTCAAAGACAGTTACCGACATTGATTTTCAGGATGTTTTCATCCCGGAAGTGATCAGCGGAAACAAAGCAAAATCATTCAATCTGATACTCAACAACTGCGCAGCAACGTCCAAAGCTGAGTTCACATTGAAACCGGCCAGTGGTTCAACCTGTGACGGGGGAGAAGCATTTGCCAACTCCTCCGTTGCAACCCCGAAAGCAGCAGCGGTCGCCGTTGAAGTCTGGGGGTCAGCCAATGCTGGAAGCGGCACACAACTGAAGTGTAAAACCGCCAACGCGTTCCCGGTCACAATAGTCGGCAATAGCGTGACCGTGCCGCTCAGCGCACGTCTGGTTCTCGAAAGCGGTAAGGCTAACGCGGACATCACTGCCGGTGAGTTTTCCAGCCAGGCAGTATTTGATATTACCTATAAGTGA
- a CDS encoding fimbrial-like protein — protein MKKHGLSTTLIIVAALFSASTLADVSVDFNAKVLSTTCTVSVSNSGTVDLGTVSLGYFARGITAEQYFSGGQEFFIHLYNCSGSAPTGTTNLHLDFKPKSGAFAAGSQQIFPNEESNGAKNVGVVIFSTHDRSNMFNVWSPAGISRSTYTVNAQGLNNSTWAFYTRMQKIDDIASVTAGKVATSVLVDTWYD, from the coding sequence ATGAAAAAGCACGGTTTATCTACCACTCTTATCATTGTTGCTGCGCTATTTAGTGCCAGTACATTGGCTGATGTGAGTGTCGACTTTAACGCAAAAGTGCTGAGCACCACCTGCACGGTATCCGTTAGCAACAGCGGGACGGTCGATTTAGGTACGGTGAGCCTGGGTTACTTCGCCAGAGGCATTACAGCGGAGCAATATTTTTCAGGGGGTCAGGAATTCTTTATCCATTTGTATAACTGTTCCGGGAGTGCCCCAACAGGGACTACAAATTTGCATCTGGATTTCAAACCTAAAAGCGGCGCTTTTGCAGCAGGCTCGCAACAAATTTTTCCGAATGAGGAAAGTAATGGTGCCAAAAATGTTGGCGTGGTGATTTTCTCAACGCACGATCGCAGCAATATGTTTAACGTCTGGTCTCCAGCGGGTATTTCACGGTCGACATACACGGTGAATGCACAGGGTCTGAATAATTCGACCTGGGCTTTTTATACCCGAATGCAAAAAATTGATGATATTGCCTCTGTCACTGCCGGGAAAGTGGCAACCAGTGTACTGGTAGATACTTGGTACGATTAA
- a CDS encoding fimbrial protein, which yields MKDKEWIQMIINKLSKTVISLVLLISTGTVFSTWAGTRISYGEPNDDGNVIINIFPNGTQPASAGQPAPGLIKPLGVSMISNSTSNMIYCYFGDASSGDQSNSEIYHNLINSGKQYDGKPLFNTTIQGVYVSVEILNFSSPGITFGIGAEHSLLADGTHRDEFSGHVVDPSQCTGYQQLTFQVRTTYYLGSDYQSRIYTGGGASGDYDSFKAEIDSNSTLDTRGFASTNSPGFSIRSSTQGQGYYLVVEFRNLGLMITAPTCYADAVAGTNVKGNTVDFGNVLTSDISNGTSNSKRQFQIALKDCVGIGSIITKLSTTKTGNSVRLLGNQQINNAAGGIGVKITGLNDAVTGKAEQLYPNNPYSVYTEYESATTPDGWIDINAIDVTHPGVEHILDFEAQLVPDFVQDQPTPVITAGAFEATGTFSMTYP from the coding sequence ATGAAAGATAAAGAGTGGATTCAGATGATCATTAACAAACTGAGTAAAACAGTAATTAGCCTGGTATTATTGATCAGCACAGGCACTGTATTTTCAACATGGGCGGGAACACGTATTAGCTACGGCGAACCAAATGATGATGGTAATGTTATAATCAATATTTTTCCGAATGGAACACAACCCGCTTCTGCTGGGCAGCCCGCACCAGGATTGATTAAGCCGTTAGGCGTATCCATGATATCGAACTCCACATCCAATATGATTTACTGTTATTTTGGCGACGCGTCCAGCGGAGATCAATCCAATTCGGAGATTTACCATAACCTGATTAACTCAGGCAAACAGTATGATGGCAAGCCCTTATTTAATACAACGATACAAGGCGTCTATGTGTCGGTCGAAATCCTTAATTTCAGTAGCCCTGGCATTACATTTGGCATAGGAGCGGAACACAGCCTCCTTGCTGATGGAACCCATAGAGATGAATTCTCGGGCCATGTTGTCGACCCATCACAATGTACAGGCTATCAACAACTCACTTTCCAGGTGAGAACCACCTATTACCTCGGCAGCGACTATCAGAGCCGTATATATACTGGTGGCGGCGCTTCTGGCGACTACGATTCATTTAAGGCGGAGATTGACAGTAACAGTACCCTTGATACCCGTGGTTTCGCTTCAACAAATTCCCCCGGTTTTAGCATCAGAAGCAGTACCCAGGGACAAGGGTATTATTTAGTGGTTGAGTTTAGAAACCTTGGTCTGATGATTACGGCCCCAACCTGTTATGCCGATGCCGTTGCAGGTACAAATGTTAAAGGCAACACCGTCGATTTTGGCAATGTTTTAACTTCGGATATTAGTAACGGGACCAGTAATTCCAAACGTCAGTTCCAGATAGCATTAAAAGACTGTGTGGGGATTGGAAGCATAATAACGAAACTATCCACCACAAAGACCGGGAACAGCGTCAGGCTATTGGGCAACCAACAGATAAACAATGCAGCCGGAGGAATTGGGGTAAAAATTACCGGCCTGAACGATGCCGTGACCGGTAAAGCGGAACAGCTTTATCCTAACAATCCATATTCCGTTTATACGGAATATGAGTCGGCGACAACCCCCGACGGTTGGATTGACATTAATGCCATTGATGTGACGCACCCTGGGGTCGAACATATCCTGGATTTCGAAGCGCAACTGGTTCCCGATTTCGTGCAGGATCAACCCACCCCGGTGATCACCGCAGGCGCATTTGAAGCCACGGGCACATTCTCCATGACTTATCCCTAA
- a CDS encoding fimbrial-like adhesin, with translation MKTTLQFVIFTILLFVNCVCNATVDFIVGAGPDGVPPERDGRANFQYSGSNNNLVFYRPTQLGPTGVQLRWPNQDTHDSGSVYCTAHSSATGGPITVRNKMVDSGLVYGGHKLFKTSVPGLYYTLKISTIWTAYNTTADVPDIFIGDAPTQTFHFRFHDADLQRACEQRDGRWTPKFFRIGGIFQDFTVEFYSDTTFNPTASQKITLLSSSDYLYSFKAENAGGTVQGYSGNIFFNFNLANVTLSLPTCFSSVITGKTVNGTTVELGSYTTGQIKNGATPVPFQIALQNCIRVQNIETKMSSGNIGVQNKKLITNTLTGSNAAEGVGVLIEGLKNRVSEKMVLEPNVGTSVYKAYEDEIDTSGGIYPGKGQGTTQVLEFQATLQQDGNEAIKGGAFEATSRFQITYP, from the coding sequence ATGAAAACTACTCTACAATTTGTTATTTTTACCATTCTTCTATTTGTTAATTGTGTCTGTAACGCAACCGTCGATTTTATTGTTGGCGCAGGACCTGACGGCGTACCGCCGGAGAGAGATGGCCGTGCAAACTTCCAGTATTCTGGGAGCAATAATAACCTGGTATTTTACCGCCCAACTCAACTCGGTCCGACTGGGGTACAATTACGCTGGCCTAATCAGGATACCCATGACAGTGGCAGTGTATATTGTACAGCACATTCCAGTGCTACTGGCGGCCCTATCACTGTCAGAAATAAAATGGTTGATTCAGGGCTCGTTTACGGGGGACATAAATTATTCAAAACATCCGTTCCAGGACTGTATTATACATTAAAAATATCAACCATATGGACAGCTTATAATACAACCGCTGACGTCCCGGATATATTTATAGGGGACGCACCAACACAAACTTTCCACTTTAGATTCCATGACGCCGATCTGCAACGAGCCTGTGAGCAACGGGATGGCAGGTGGACTCCAAAATTTTTTAGAATAGGTGGAATTTTTCAAGACTTTACTGTTGAATTTTATTCAGATACGACATTTAACCCTACAGCCAGCCAAAAAATAACATTACTCAGCAGCAGCGATTACCTTTACAGTTTTAAGGCCGAGAATGCGGGTGGAACGGTTCAAGGGTACAGTGGGAATATCTTTTTTAACTTTAATTTAGCGAATGTCACCTTATCACTTCCGACCTGTTTTTCCTCAGTGATTACAGGAAAAACAGTCAATGGAACGACTGTTGAACTTGGCAGCTATACAACCGGTCAGATCAAAAATGGTGCAACTCCAGTACCTTTTCAAATAGCCCTACAAAACTGTATTCGTGTGCAAAATATTGAAACCAAAATGTCCTCTGGAAACATTGGGGTGCAAAACAAAAAATTAATCACTAATACGTTGACTGGTTCCAATGCCGCAGAAGGCGTCGGTGTTCTGATCGAAGGGTTAAAAAACCGTGTGAGTGAAAAAATGGTTCTCGAACCTAACGTGGGAACCTCTGTGTATAAAGCATATGAAGATGAAATCGATACTTCAGGTGGCATCTACCCAGGCAAAGGCCAGGGAACAACGCAGGTACTTGAATTTCAGGCAACATTGCAACAAGACGGAAACGAAGCTATCAAGGGAGGCGCTTTCGAGGCCACCAGCAGATTCCAGATAACTTATCCTTGA
- the panB gene encoding 3-methyl-2-oxobutanoate hydroxymethyltransferase, giving the protein MKPTTISQLQKYKQEKKRFATITAYDYSFAKLFADEGLNVMLVGDSLGMTVQGHDSTLPVTVEDIAYHTAAVRRGAPNCLLLADLPFMAYATPEQAFENAARVMRAGANMVKIEGGAWLAETVQMLTERAVPVCGHLGLTPQSVNIFGGYKVQGRGDEAGDQLLSDALALEAAGAQLLVLECVPVELAKRITEALAIPVIGIGAGNVTDGQILVMHDAFGITGGHIPKFAKNFLAETGDIRAAVRQYMAEVESGVYPGEEHSFH; this is encoded by the coding sequence ATGAAACCGACGACTATTTCGCAGCTTCAAAAATACAAGCAGGAAAAAAAACGCTTCGCGACCATTACCGCTTACGACTACAGCTTCGCCAAATTGTTTGCTGACGAAGGCCTTAACGTGATGCTGGTAGGTGACTCGCTAGGTATGACCGTTCAGGGACATGATTCCACCCTTCCCGTAACAGTTGAAGATATCGCCTATCACACCGCCGCCGTGCGTCGCGGTGCGCCAAACTGCCTGCTTTTGGCCGATCTCCCCTTTATGGCTTATGCCACGCCGGAACAGGCATTTGAAAATGCTGCCAGGGTAATGCGTGCCGGAGCCAATATGGTCAAAATTGAAGGCGGTGCATGGCTGGCAGAAACGGTACAAATGCTGACAGAACGTGCCGTGCCGGTATGTGGTCACTTAGGCTTAACGCCACAGTCCGTGAATATTTTTGGTGGCTACAAAGTGCAGGGGCGTGGTGATGAGGCTGGCGACCAATTACTCAGCGATGCGTTAGCACTAGAAGCCGCAGGTGCGCAATTGCTGGTACTGGAGTGTGTACCCGTTGAGCTGGCAAAACGCATTACCGAGGCACTGGCGATCCCCGTCATTGGCATTGGTGCGGGTAACGTCACTGACGGACAGATCCTCGTGATGCACGACGCATTCGGCATTACCGGTGGTCACATTCCTAAATTCGCCAAAAATTTCCTCGCTGAAACGGGCGACATCCGTGCTGCGGTGCGGCAGTATATGGCTGAAGTGGAGTCCGGCGTCTATCCGGGCGAAGAACACAGTTTCCATTAA
- the panC gene encoding pantoate--beta-alanine ligase codes for MLIIETLPLLRQQIRRLRMEGKRVALVPTMGNLHDGHMKLVDEAKARADVVVVSIFVNPMQFDRPEDLARYPRTLQEDCEKLNKRKVDLVFAPSVKEIYPNGTETHTYVDVPGLSTMLEGASRPGHFRGVSTIVSKLFNLVQPDIACFGEKDFQQLALIRKMVADMGFDIEIVGVPIMRAKDGLALSSRNGYLTAEQRKIAPGLYKVLSSIADKLQAGERDLDEIIAIAGQELNEKGFRADDIQIRDADTLLEVTEKSKRAVILIAAWLGDARLIDNKMVELA; via the coding sequence GTGTTAATTATCGAAACCCTGCCGCTGCTGCGTCAGCAAATTCGCCGCCTGCGTATGGAAGGCAAGCGCGTGGCACTGGTGCCCACTATGGGTAACCTGCATGATGGCCATATGAAACTGGTCGACGAAGCCAAAGCCCGCGCCGATGTGGTGGTGGTTAGCATTTTCGTTAACCCAATGCAGTTCGACCGCCCGGAAGATCTGGCGCGCTACCCGCGCACCTTGCAGGAAGATTGCGAGAAGTTAAACAAGCGTAAAGTGGATTTGGTCTTTGCGCCATCGGTAAAAGAGATCTACCCGAACGGAACAGAAACCCACACCTATGTTGATGTTCCCGGCCTTTCCACTATGCTGGAAGGCGCCAGCCGCCCGGGACATTTCCGTGGCGTGTCGACCATCGTCAGCAAGCTGTTCAACCTGGTCCAGCCAGACATCGCCTGCTTCGGAGAAAAGGATTTTCAGCAACTGGCGCTGATCCGCAAAATGGTCGCTGATATGGGCTTTGATATTGAGATTGTCGGCGTGCCGATTATGCGCGCGAAAGACGGCCTTGCGCTCAGCTCCCGTAACGGTTATCTGACGGCAGAACAACGCAAAATTGCACCAGGTCTGTACAAAGTTTTAAGTTCGATTGCTGACAAATTGCAGGCTGGAGAGCGGGATCTCGATGAAATTATCGCCATTGCTGGGCAAGAGTTGAATGAAAAAGGCTTCCGCGCCGATGATATTCAGATTCGCGATGCCGACACGTTGCTGGAAGTCACTGAAAAAAGCAAACGGGCAGTGATTCTGATTGCCGCCTGGCTTGGCGATGCTCGCCTGATCGACAATAAAATGGTCGAACTGGCGTAA
- the rpnC gene encoding recombination-promoting nuclease RpnC, producing the protein MDAPSTTPHDAVFKQFLMHAETARDFLEIHLPAELRELCDLDTLHLESGSFIEESLKGHSTDVLYSVQMLGNPGYLHVVIEHQSKPDKKMAFRMMRYSIAAMHRHLEADHDKLPLVVPILFYQGEATPYPLSMCWFDMFYSPELARRVYNNPFPLVDITITPDDEIMKHRRIAILELLQKHIRQRDLMLLLEQLVTLIDEGYTSGSQLVAMQNYMLQRGHTEQADLFYGVVRDRETGGESMMTLAQWFEEKGIEKGIQQGRQEERQEFAQRFLSKGMSREDVAEMTNLSLAELDKLIN; encoded by the coding sequence ATGGACGCACCAAGTACCACTCCGCATGACGCGGTTTTTAAACAATTTTTAATGCATGCGGAAACGGCCCGCGATTTCCTGGAGATACATTTGCCAGCGGAATTACGCGAGCTGTGTGATCTCGACACGCTGCATCTTGAGTCGGGGAGTTTTATCGAAGAAAGCCTGAAAGGGCATAGCACTGACGTACTCTATTCTGTGCAAATGCTGGGTAATCCCGGCTATCTGCATGTTGTGATTGAACATCAAAGCAAGCCGGACAAAAAAATGGCCTTTCGCATGATGCGCTACTCTATTGCCGCCATGCACCGACATCTGGAAGCGGACCACGATAAGCTGCCGCTGGTGGTGCCGATTCTGTTTTATCAGGGCGAGGCCACGCCTTACCCACTCTCGATGTGCTGGTTTGATATGTTTTACTCACCGGAGCTGGCGCGACGTGTCTATAACAATCCTTTCCCGCTGGTGGATATCACCATCACGCCAGATGATGAAATCATGAAACATCGGCGGATTGCGATTCTCGAACTGCTGCAAAAACATATTCGCCAGCGCGACTTAATGTTATTGCTGGAGCAACTGGTCACGCTGATTGACGAAGGGTACACTAGCGGAAGTCAGTTAGTTGCCATGCAAAACTATATGCTGCAACGCGGTCATACTGAACAAGCGGATTTGTTTTACGGTGTGGTGAGAGACAGGGAAACGGGAGGGGAGTCTATGATGACGCTGGCGCAGTGGTTTGAAGAGAAGGGAATTGAGAAGGGGATTCAGCAGGGAAGACAGGAGGAAAGGCAAGAATTCGCCCAGCGTTTTCTGAGTAAAGGGATGTCTCGGGAAGACGTTGCAGAGATGACGAATTTATCTCTTGCTGAGCTTGATAAGCTAATTAACTAA
- the panD gene encoding aspartate 1-decarboxylase, protein MIRTMLQGKLHRVKVTHADLHYEGSCAIDQDFLDAAGILENEAIDIWNVTNGKRFSTYAIAAERGSRIISVNGAAAHCASVGDIVIIASFVTMPDEEARTWRPNVAYFEGDNEMKRTAKAIPVQVA, encoded by the coding sequence ATGATTCGCACGATGCTGCAGGGCAAACTCCACCGCGTGAAAGTGACTCATGCGGACCTGCACTATGAAGGTTCTTGCGCCATTGACCAGGATTTTCTTGACGCAGCAGGTATTCTCGAAAACGAAGCCATCGATATCTGGAATGTCACCAACGGCAAGCGTTTCTCCACCTACGCTATCGCGGCAGAACGCGGTTCGAGAATTATTTCTGTCAACGGTGCGGCGGCCCACTGCGCCAGCGTCGGTGATATTGTGATCATCGCCAGCTTCGTCACCATGCCGGATGAAGAAGCCCGTACCTGGCGGCCAAACGTCGCCTACTTTGAAGGCGACAACGAAATGAAACGTACCGCAAAAGCCATTCCGGTACAGGTTGCCTGA
- a CDS encoding polysaccharide deacetylase family protein, whose protein sequence is MIKKFIFLLLLVSSGAGAALPMRYMQTTQDAAIWGKIGDKTVTVGNIRAGQIISVMPTAADYYEFNFGFGTGYIDKGHLEPVQGRQKVEDGLGDLHKPLSNQNLITWKDTPIYNAPDAGSAPFGVLADNLRYPIINKLKDRLNQTWYQIRIGKRLAYISALDAQQDNGIPVLTYHHILRDEENTRFRHTSTTTSVRAFNNQMTWLRDRGYTTLTLYQLEGYLHNSINLPARAVVLTFDDGLKSVSRYAYPVLKQYGMKATAFIITSRIKRHPQKWNPQSLQFMSISELRDVSDVFDFQSHTHFLHRVDGYRRPILLSRSEHNILFDFERSRRALTQFNPHVLYLSYPFGGFNDKAVKAANEAGFHLAVTTMKGKVKPGDNPLLLKRLYILRTDSLETMSRLVSNQPQG, encoded by the coding sequence ATGATTAAAAAGTTTATTTTTCTACTGCTGCTGGTTTCATCTGGTGCCGGCGCAGCGCTTCCCATGCGTTATATGCAAACCACTCAGGATGCGGCTATCTGGGGTAAAATTGGCGACAAAACGGTAACTGTTGGTAACATTCGCGCCGGGCAGATTATTTCGGTCATGCCAACCGCAGCCGATTATTATGAATTCAACTTTGGTTTTGGTACGGGATATATTGATAAAGGTCATCTGGAACCGGTACAAGGGCGGCAAAAAGTTGAAGATGGCCTGGGGGATTTGCATAAGCCACTGAGCAACCAAAATCTTATTACCTGGAAAGATACACCGATATATAACGCGCCTGATGCTGGCAGCGCACCATTTGGCGTGCTGGCCGATAATTTGCGTTATCCCATTATTAATAAATTGAAAGATCGCCTGAATCAAACCTGGTATCAAATTCGTATTGGCAAACGTCTGGCCTATATCAGTGCGTTAGATGCGCAGCAGGATAATGGTATTCCTGTATTGACCTACCATCATATTTTACGCGATGAAGAGAATACCCGTTTTCGCCATACTTCGACCACAACGTCGGTACGTGCATTCAATAACCAGATGACCTGGTTGCGCGACAGGGGATATACCACGTTAACCTTGTATCAACTGGAAGGATATTTGCATAATTCGATAAATCTTCCAGCTCGCGCGGTTGTGCTGACTTTTGATGATGGCTTAAAATCGGTAAGTCGCTATGCGTATCCTGTTCTGAAACAATATGGTATGAAGGCGACGGCATTTATTATTACCTCGCGTATTAAACGTCACCCACAAAAATGGAATCCGCAGTCATTACAGTTTATGAGTATTTCTGAACTACGTGATGTCAGCGATGTTTTTGATTTCCAGTCACATACCCATTTTTTACATCGGGTTGATGGTTATCGACGACCAATATTACTCAGCCGTAGTGAGCACAATATTCTGTTTGATTTCGAACGCTCACGCCGGGCGCTGACGCAATTTAATCCGCATGTATTGTATCTTTCTTACCCGTTTGGCGGATTTAATGATAAAGCGGTTAAAGCGGCAAATGAAGCCGGGTTTCATCTGGCGGTGACCACCATGAAAGGTAAAGTTAAACCGGGGGATAATCCATTGTTGTTAAAACGGCTTTATATCTTAAGAACGGATTCGCTGGAGACAATGTCGCGGCTGGTGAGTAACCAGCCGCAGGGGTAA
- a CDS encoding ABC transporter permease: MMHLYWVALKSIWAKEIHRFMRIWIQTLVPPVITMTLYFIIFGNLIGSRIGDMHGFSYMQFIVPGLIMMSVITNAYANVASSFFGAKFQRNIEELLVAPVPTHVIIAGYVGGGVARGLLVGMLVTAISLFFVPFQVHSWVFVALTLVLTAVLFSLAGLLNGVFAKTFDDISLVPTFVLTPLTYLGGVFYSLTLLPPFWQGLSHLNPIVYMISGFRYGFLGINDVPLVTTFGVLVVFIIAFYLICWSLIQRGRGLRS; encoded by the coding sequence ATGATGCATCTTTACTGGGTGGCGCTAAAAAGCATCTGGGCGAAAGAGATCCATCGCTTTATGCGTATCTGGATACAAACGCTGGTGCCGCCGGTCATCACCATGACCCTTTATTTTATTATCTTTGGTAACCTGATTGGTTCGCGCATTGGCGATATGCATGGCTTTAGTTATATGCAGTTTATCGTGCCGGGGCTGATCATGATGTCGGTGATCACCAATGCCTACGCTAACGTTGCATCATCATTTTTTGGTGCCAAGTTCCAGCGTAATATTGAAGAATTGCTGGTAGCGCCGGTGCCAACACACGTCATCATTGCCGGATATGTCGGCGGTGGCGTGGCGCGCGGACTGCTTGTTGGCATGCTGGTGACGGCTATTTCGCTATTCTTTGTGCCGTTTCAGGTGCATTCGTGGGTATTTGTTGCTTTAACGCTGGTGCTCACGGCGGTGTTGTTCTCTCTTGCCGGACTGCTGAACGGTGTGTTTGCCAAAACGTTTGATGACATCAGCCTGGTGCCGACCTTTGTGTTAACGCCACTCACTTATTTGGGCGGGGTATTTTACTCCCTGACTTTACTGCCGCCGTTCTGGCAGGGGCTGTCGCACCTGAACCCGATAGTCTATATGATCAGTGGTTTCCGCTACGGCTTCCTCGGCATTAATGATGTGCCGTTGGTTACTACCTTTGGTGTGCTGGTTGTCTTTATTATTGCGTTTTATCTGATCTGCTGGTCGCTGATTCAGCGCGGACGCGGCTTGCGTAGCTAA
- a CDS encoding ABC transporter ATP-binding protein, whose translation MTIALELQQLKKTYPGGVQALRGIDLQVEAGDFYALLGPNGAGKSTTIGIISSLVNKTSGRVSVFGYDLEKDVVNAKRQLGLVPQEFNFNPFETVQQIVVNQAGYYGVERKEAYIRSEKYLKQLDLWGKRNERARMLSGGMKRRLMIARALMHEPKLLILDEPTAGVDIELRRSMWGFLKDLNDKGTTIILTTHYLEEAEMLCRNIGIIQHGELVENTSMKALLAKLKSETFILDLAPKSPLPKLDGYQYRLVDTATLEVEVLREQGINSVFTQLSEQGVQVLSMRNKANRLEELFVSLVNEKQGDRA comes from the coding sequence ATGACCATTGCACTGGAACTTCAACAGCTTAAAAAAACCTATCCAGGCGGCGTTCAGGCGCTTCGTGGAATAGATTTACAGGTCGAAGCCGGCGATTTTTATGCGCTTCTGGGGCCGAACGGAGCCGGGAAATCGACCACCATCGGTATTATTAGCTCGCTGGTGAATAAAACCTCCGGGCGGGTCAGCGTATTTGGCTACGATCTTGAAAAAGATGTCGTGAACGCCAAACGCCAGTTAGGACTGGTGCCGCAGGAATTTAACTTCAACCCGTTTGAAACCGTGCAGCAAATTGTGGTGAATCAGGCGGGGTACTACGGTGTAGAGCGCAAAGAAGCGTATATCCGCAGCGAAAAGTATCTTAAGCAGCTTGATTTGTGGGGAAAACGCAACGAACGTGCGCGTATGTTATCTGGTGGGATGAAACGCCGTTTAATGATCGCCCGTGCATTAATGCATGAACCTAAACTGCTGATTCTGGATGAACCAACGGCAGGCGTGGATATCGAACTTCGCCGCTCAATGTGGGGGTTTTTGAAGGATTTAAACGACAAAGGCACCACGATCATTCTCACCACGCACTACCTGGAAGAAGCAGAAATGCTGTGTCGCAATATCGGCATTATTCAGCATGGAGAACTGGTGGAGAACACTTCGATGAAGGCGCTATTGGCGAAGCTGAAATCGGAAACCTTTATTCTCGACCTTGCGCCGAAAAGTCCATTACCGAAGCTCGATGGCTACCAGTATCGGCTGGTGGATACCGCTACGCTTGAAGTTGAAGTGTTGCGCGAGCAGGGGATTAACAGCGTATTCACGCAGCTAAGTGAGCAGGGCGTGCAGGTATTAAGTATGCGTAACAAAGCCAACCGTCTGGAAGAGTTGTTTGTTTCACTGGTTAATGAAAAACAAGGAGATCGCGCATGA
- the can gene encoding carbonate dehydratase, producing the protein MKDIDTLISNNALWSKMLVEEDPGFFEKLAQAQKPRFLWIGCSDSRVPAERLTGLEPGELFVHRNVANLVIHTDLNCLSVVQYAVDVLEVEHIIICGHYGCGGVQAAVENPELGLINNWLLHIRDIWFKHSSLLGEMPPERRLDTLCELNVMEQVYNLGHSTIMQSAWKRGQKVTIHGWAYGIHDGLLRDLDVTATNRETLEQRYRHGISNLKLKHINHK; encoded by the coding sequence ATGAAAGACATAGATACACTCATCAGCAATAATGCACTATGGTCAAAAATGCTGGTGGAAGAGGATCCCGGGTTTTTTGAGAAACTGGCACAAGCGCAAAAACCGCGCTTTCTATGGATTGGATGTTCCGACAGTCGCGTTCCTGCAGAACGTTTAACCGGTCTTGAGCCGGGCGAACTCTTTGTTCACCGTAATGTTGCCAACCTGGTCATTCACACCGATCTCAACTGCCTCTCCGTGGTGCAGTATGCAGTGGATGTTCTCGAAGTTGAACACATTATTATCTGTGGCCACTATGGTTGCGGTGGTGTGCAAGCCGCTGTTGAAAACCCGGAACTGGGGCTGATCAACAACTGGCTGCTGCACATCCGCGATATCTGGTTCAAACATAGCTCATTGCTTGGCGAAATGCCGCCAGAGCGCCGTCTGGATACCCTGTGCGAACTGAACGTAATGGAACAGGTATATAACCTGGGCCACTCCACCATTATGCAGTCAGCATGGAAACGCGGGCAGAAAGTGACCATCCACGGCTGGGCTTACGGCATTCACGACGGCTTGCTGCGCGATCTGGATGTTACAGCCACCAACCGCGAAACCCTGGAGCAACGTTATCGCCACGGGATTTCCAACCTCAAGCTAAAGCACATCAACCACAAATAA